One window of Triplophysa rosa linkage group LG10, Trosa_1v2, whole genome shotgun sequence genomic DNA carries:
- the hhipl1 gene encoding HHIP-like protein 1: MSAMCYFCDVLGRIWQSSFVLFYLLGFWIAPALLHPQCLDFKPPFRPQQELQFCQMYKYFGCCDYARDQELMAKYYRVMDNFDYYWYSNCAANVQDLLCQECSPYAAHLFDAEDPSTPLRTIPGLCPDYCSLLHSKCSSFLPLLSDDPRVQELQHDQRGLCQYLELDDPDYCYPHLLSNELLTKNLGRTAADSEGCLQLCLEEVANGLKNPLAMVHANDGTHRFFVAEQVGVVWVYLPDRSRLEQPFLNITKAVLTSPWEGDERGFLGLTFHPKFKYNGKLYVYYSVEVGLDERIRISEFRISSTDVNVVDHSSERIILEIDEPASNHNGGQLLFADDGYLYIFTGDGGMAGDPFGKYGNAQNKSALLGKVLRVGVDDNERGPLYRIPPDNPFVHEPNSRPEVFAYGVRNMWRCSVDRGDPMNKEGKGRIFCGDVGQNKYEEIDIVEKGRNYGWRAKEGFSCYDKKLCANSSLDDVLPIYAYPHKIGKSVTGGYVYRGCEYPNLNGMYIFGDFMSGHLMSLKENTNTGRWEYNEICMGMGLTCSFPGLINNYYTYIISFAEDEAGELYFMSTEVPSATSPAGVVYKIVDPSRRAPPRKCHYDPFPVRVKSNLIPFKPKETLMGVSVPTKHPRLADQEKPPEPDSKELLDILREQDGQNPTPFTPTTPKPLRTSRQRKGRRRKGKHKNGAVRLVGNEEGRQDRGRVEVYVNREWGTVCDDLWNTKNAVVVCRQLGFQHALKAAKHAEFGEGKNLKIILDDVQCEGTEESLLDCQHAGVGKHNCAHYEDAGVICGDSAPGLK; this comes from the exons ATGAGCGCTATGTGCTACTTTTGCGACGTTCTCGGGCGCATATGGCAATCTTCGtttgttctgttttatttgttggGGTTTTGGATAGCACCTGCCTTACTGCACCCGCAATGCTTGGATTTTAAGCCCCCTTTTCGGCCTCAACAGGAGCTGCAGTTCTGTCAGATGTATAAATACTTCGGCTGCTGTGACTATGCCAGGGACCAAGAGCTGATGGCAAAATATTACCGCGTAATGGATAACTTCGATTATTACTGGTACTCGAACTGTGCCGCGAACGTGCAGGATCTACTGTGCCAG GAATGCTCTCCATATGCTGCTCACCTGTTTGATGCTGAAGACCCTAGCACACCTTTAAGGACCATCCCAGGACTCTGCCCAGACTACTGCTCTCTGCTCCATTCCAAGTGCAGTTCCTTCCTTCCACTGCTGTCTGACGATCCACGTGTTCAAGAGCTTCAGCATGACCAGCGCGGGCTCTGTCAGTACCTGGAACTGGATGACCCAGATTACTGTTATCCTCATCTCCTAAGCAATGAACTGTTAACCAAAAACCTGGGCCGCACCGCAGCTGACTCGGAGGGCTGTCTGCAGCTGTGTTTAGAGGAGGTAGCCAATGGACTCAAAAACCCTCTTGCCATGGTTCACGCCAACGATGGCACACACAGGTTTTTTGTTGCGGAGCAAGTCGGCGTGGTCTGGGTCTACCTTCCAGATCGATCTAGGCTTGAACAGCCGTTTCTAAACATCACAAAAGCTGTGTTGACATCCCCATGGGAAGGTGATGAAAGAGGTTTTCTGGGACTTACCTTTCACCCCAAATTTAAATACAATGGAAAGCTGTATGTGTACTATTCGGTGGAGGTGGGCTTGGATGAGAGAATCCGCATCAGCGAGTTCCGAATTTCCTCAACGGATGTGAACGTGGTTGACCACAGCTCAGAAAG AATTATTTTGGAGATTGATGAACCTGCTTCTAATCATAATGGTGGCCAGCTTCTGTTCGCCGATGATGGGTACTTGTACATCTTCACTGGTGATGGTGGAATGGCAGGCGATCCATTTGGGAAATATGGAAATGCACAAAACAA GTCTGCCCTGTTGGGAAAGGTTCTTCGCGTTGGTGTGGATGACAACGAGAGGGGTCCGCTGTACAGAATTCCACCAGACAATCCGTTTGTGCATGAACCCAACTCTAGACCAGAGGTGTTTGCCTACGGCGTGCGTAACATGTGGAGATGCTCGGTAGACAGAGGGGATCCCATGAACAAAGAAGGAAAAGGACGAATCTTCTGTGGGGATGTGGGCCAAAATAAATACGAAGAAATAGATATTGTGGAGAAGGGCCGGAATTATGGCTGGAGAGCAAAAGAGGGCTTTTCTTGTTATGACAAGAAACTCTGTGCTAATAGCTCTTTGG atgACGTCCTTCCGATTTACGCATATCCACACAAAATTGGTAAATCTGTCACAGGAGGGTATGTGTACAGAGGCTGTGAATATCCAAACTTAAACGGCATGTACATATTTGGAGACTTTATGAGTGG ACACCTGATGAGtttgaaagaaaacacaaacacaggcaGGTGGgagtacaatgagatttgcatgGGCATGGGTCTGACCTGTTCGTTTCCAGGCCTCATCAACAATTACTATACGTACATCATTTCATTTGCGGAAGATGAAGCCG GTGAACTCTATTTCATGTCCACCGAAGTACCAAGTGCGACATCCCCTGCAGGTGTGGTGTACAAGATTGTTGACCCCTCaag ACGTGCGCCCCCACGAAAATGTCATTATGACCCATTTCCAGTTCGTGTTAAGAGCAACCTAATACCATTCAAGCCTAAGGAAA CATTAATGGGAGTCAGTGTTCCGACAAAGCATCCAAGACTCGCAGATCAGGAGAAACCCCCTGAACCTGATTCAAAAGAGCTGCTGGACATCTTAAGGGAGCAGGATGGACAGAACCCCACTCCGTTCACCCCAACCACACCCAAACCTCTCAGGACATCCCGCCAACGGAAGGGTAGACGCAGGAAGGGCAAGCACAAGAATGGAGCCGTGAGGTTGGTTGGGAATGAGGAAGGTCGACAGGATCGGGGAAGAGTGGAGGTGTATGTCAACAGGGAATGGGGGACTGTTTGCGATGATCTCTGGAACACCAAGAACGCTGTGGTGGTCTGTCGACAGTTGGGGTTCCAACACGCACTTAAGGCTGCCAAGCACGCTGAGTTTGGGGAGGGCAAGAACCTGAAGATTATTTTAGATGATGTGCAGTGTGAGGGGACAGAAGAAAGTCTCCTGGATTGTCAACATGCCGGGGTGGGCAAACATAACTGTGCTCACTACGAAGATGCAGGAGTTATATGTGGAGATTCAGCTCCAGGTCTGAAATAA
- the ism2a gene encoding isthmin-2 isoform X1, with translation MLIRSQVVRCVVFLTLLDLMLVKGFPTKKRRANHIKSKSSTSPEVRGHGGSKDARQTLLDIEQQNQLRSDEDSPRRQRRRWSQIRSEGVLPKPAPQEEEEPFVLDLKNFPELANADMGSQNPNIQVTIEVVDSPQMEIEMDLVKEGRNDWSLSSEEWLGHKKLFWPLFWEYHDSSEESPGQGSLEENGEDPGYEGEDSFLSGVGADWNRRWKGWDSMDNYEYEEEEWSDWSPCSVTCGHGNQKRIRSCGYACTATESRTCDLESCSDDIYAVTEPTLETANSTELFGTDVDSCEKWLNCKNDFLQKYLHQVLTELPNCPCVYPSEVVYNAINIFDRKLQKTYRWRDASGPKERLDIYKPSAKFCVRSMLSFDSTTLAAQHCCYDDHTKLITRGKGAGAPNLISTEFSPELHYKVDVLPWILCKGDWSRFHSVRPPNNGFQCVENPQEDVYMNELEEAREY, from the exons ATGCTGATTCGAAGCCAAGTTGTACGGTGTGTCGTTTTCTTGACACTTCTTGACCTGATGTTGGTCAAGGGTTTCCCCACAAAAAAGCGCCGAGCAAATCACATCAAAAGCAAGAGCAGCACTTCCCCAGAG gtcagaggtcatggTGGTTCCAAAGATGCAAGACAGACTCTGCTGGACATTGAGCAGCAGAACCAGCTGAGGAGTGATGAAGATTCGCCGCGGCGTCAGAGGAGAAGATGGTCGCAGATTCGCTCGGAAGGCGTTCTTCCCAAACCCGCTCCACAGGAAGAAGAGGAACCGTTCGTTTTAGACTTGAAAAACTTCCCTGAACTTGCCAATGCAGACATGGGCTCCCAGAACCCAAATATTCAA GTCACCATTGAGGTTGTGGACAGCCCTCAGATGGAGATTGAGATGGATCTGGTCAAGGAGGGCAGAAATGACTGGTCTTTGAGCTCTGAAGAATGGCTGGGCCATAAAAAACTTTTCTGGCCTCTGTTTTGGGAATACCATGACTCCAGTGAGGAAAGTCCGGGACAAGGAAGTTTGGAGGAAAACGGAGAGGATCCCGGTTACGAGGGAGAGGATTCGTTTTTGAGTGGGGTGGGTGCGGATTGGAACAGGAGATGGAAGGGCTGGGACTCCATGGACAATTACG aaTACGAGGAAGAGGAGTGGAGCGACTGGTCTCCATGCAGTGTCACCTGTGGCCATGGCAACCAGAAGAGGATTCGTTCATGCGGCTACGCCTGTACTGCAACAGAGTCACGGACATGTGACCTAGAGAGTTGCTCCG ATGACATTTATGCTGTGACCGAACCGACTCTTGAAACGGCAAACAGCACTGAGCTTTTCGGCACAG ATGTCGACAGCTGTGAGAAGTGGCTGAACTGTAAGAACGACTTCCTCCAGAAGTACCTGCACCAGGTCCTTACCGAATTACCCAACTGCCCCTGCGTCTACCCGTCTGAGGTCGTCTACAACGCCATTAACATTTTTGACAGGAAGCTGCAAAAGACCTATCGATGGCGAGATGCCAGCGGCCCCAAAGAGAGGCTGGACATCTACAAGCCGTCGGCGAAGTTCTGCGTCCGTTCGATGCTCTCATTCGACAGCACCACGTTGGCGGCTCAGCACTGTTGCTATGACGACCATACGAAGCTCATCACACGGGGCAAAGGGGCCGGGGCTCCCAACCTCATCAGTACGGAGTTCTCCCCAGAGCTTCACTACAAAGTGGACGTGCTTCCATGGATCCTGTGTAAAGGAGATTGGAGTCGGTTTCATTCGGTGCGACCGCCCAATAATGGTTTTCAGTGTGTTGAGAATCCACAGGAAGACGTCTATATGAATGAACTGGAAGAGGCCAGAGAGTACTGA
- the ism2a gene encoding isthmin-2 isoform X2: MCEEVLMREDVTVGEKFGYVTTHWDEVRGHGGSKDARQTLLDIEQQNQLRSDEDSPRRQRRRWSQIRSEGVLPKPAPQEEEEPFVLDLKNFPELANADMGSQNPNIQVTIEVVDSPQMEIEMDLVKEGRNDWSLSSEEWLGHKKLFWPLFWEYHDSSEESPGQGSLEENGEDPGYEGEDSFLSGVGADWNRRWKGWDSMDNYEYEEEEWSDWSPCSVTCGHGNQKRIRSCGYACTATESRTCDLESCSDDIYAVTEPTLETANSTELFGTDVDSCEKWLNCKNDFLQKYLHQVLTELPNCPCVYPSEVVYNAINIFDRKLQKTYRWRDASGPKERLDIYKPSAKFCVRSMLSFDSTTLAAQHCCYDDHTKLITRGKGAGAPNLISTEFSPELHYKVDVLPWILCKGDWSRFHSVRPPNNGFQCVENPQEDVYMNELEEAREY, translated from the exons ATGTGCGAGGAGGTTTTGATGAGGGAAGATGTGACCGTTGGGGAGAAGTTTGGTTATGTAACCACACATTGGGATGAG gtcagaggtcatggTGGTTCCAAAGATGCAAGACAGACTCTGCTGGACATTGAGCAGCAGAACCAGCTGAGGAGTGATGAAGATTCGCCGCGGCGTCAGAGGAGAAGATGGTCGCAGATTCGCTCGGAAGGCGTTCTTCCCAAACCCGCTCCACAGGAAGAAGAGGAACCGTTCGTTTTAGACTTGAAAAACTTCCCTGAACTTGCCAATGCAGACATGGGCTCCCAGAACCCAAATATTCAA GTCACCATTGAGGTTGTGGACAGCCCTCAGATGGAGATTGAGATGGATCTGGTCAAGGAGGGCAGAAATGACTGGTCTTTGAGCTCTGAAGAATGGCTGGGCCATAAAAAACTTTTCTGGCCTCTGTTTTGGGAATACCATGACTCCAGTGAGGAAAGTCCGGGACAAGGAAGTTTGGAGGAAAACGGAGAGGATCCCGGTTACGAGGGAGAGGATTCGTTTTTGAGTGGGGTGGGTGCGGATTGGAACAGGAGATGGAAGGGCTGGGACTCCATGGACAATTACG aaTACGAGGAAGAGGAGTGGAGCGACTGGTCTCCATGCAGTGTCACCTGTGGCCATGGCAACCAGAAGAGGATTCGTTCATGCGGCTACGCCTGTACTGCAACAGAGTCACGGACATGTGACCTAGAGAGTTGCTCCG ATGACATTTATGCTGTGACCGAACCGACTCTTGAAACGGCAAACAGCACTGAGCTTTTCGGCACAG ATGTCGACAGCTGTGAGAAGTGGCTGAACTGTAAGAACGACTTCCTCCAGAAGTACCTGCACCAGGTCCTTACCGAATTACCCAACTGCCCCTGCGTCTACCCGTCTGAGGTCGTCTACAACGCCATTAACATTTTTGACAGGAAGCTGCAAAAGACCTATCGATGGCGAGATGCCAGCGGCCCCAAAGAGAGGCTGGACATCTACAAGCCGTCGGCGAAGTTCTGCGTCCGTTCGATGCTCTCATTCGACAGCACCACGTTGGCGGCTCAGCACTGTTGCTATGACGACCATACGAAGCTCATCACACGGGGCAAAGGGGCCGGGGCTCCCAACCTCATCAGTACGGAGTTCTCCCCAGAGCTTCACTACAAAGTGGACGTGCTTCCATGGATCCTGTGTAAAGGAGATTGGAGTCGGTTTCATTCGGTGCGACCGCCCAATAATGGTTTTCAGTGTGTTGAGAATCCACAGGAAGACGTCTATATGAATGAACTGGAAGAGGCCAGAGAGTACTGA